In the genome of Nitrospiria bacterium, one region contains:
- a CDS encoding CDP-alcohol phosphatidyltransferase family protein, producing the protein MNLPNLLSILRILFIPVFINLLIYHYHGWALAVFLAAGLTDSLDGLIARLTNQRTRLGTYLDPMADKLLLTASFLALGILQIIPVWSAVVVVSRDIILILGALILHLTQTQMEISPTFLGKSTTALQLIYVALVLLAAVVRGSTVSLFPVLVVTVGLTILSGLHYIYRGIHHLNSEQV; encoded by the coding sequence ATGAACCTTCCAAACCTACTCTCCATTCTTCGTATTCTATTCATACCGGTATTCATTAATTTATTGATCTATCATTACCATGGATGGGCCTTGGCCGTTTTTCTCGCGGCGGGCCTAACGGACAGCCTGGATGGCTTGATTGCGCGGCTGACGAATCAGAGAACGCGGCTGGGGACCTACCTCGACCCAATGGCGGACAAGCTGCTCCTGACGGCGTCCTTCCTGGCCCTCGGGATCCTGCAAATTATCCCGGTTTGGAGTGCCGTGGTCGTGGTCAGCCGAGATATTATTTTGATTTTGGGCGCCTTGATTCTCCATCTGACACAAACCCAGATGGAAATCTCGCCCACCTTCCTCGGGAAAAGCACGACGGCGCTTCAATTGATTTACGTGGCGTTGGTTTTACTCGCGGCCGTAGTTCGGGGGAGCACGGTCAGTCTTTTCCCGGTACTGGTGGTGACGGTCGGGTTAACGATTCTTTCCGGATTACATTACATTTACCGGGGAATTCATCATCTGAATTCCGAACAGGTTTAA